The DNA window CAGACCGTCGACTCCCCGGGAACCGCGTCGTCGAGGAGCGCGCCGAGCACCACCGCATCGGAGGGCGCGCCGAGCGGATACGGCTCCGTGCCGAAGTTCGCCACCACCTGCCAACCGTTCGGTCGGGTGAACCGCAGGACGTCCTCCCGGCCGGTCTCGATCCAGTCGAGCTGTTCCCCCGTCTGCAGCAGTCGTCGCAGCCGGAGCGCCTCGCGGTACAGCGAGAGCGTCGACGTGGGATCCTGTGCTTCGACCTCGACGGCGTGCTGGGCGAACCACCGCGGTTGCGGCAGGTGCGCGACCGCGTCACCGAAGCCGAACGAGGCACCGTCCGCCGTCCACGGCAACGGGACCCGGCAGCCGTCCCGCCCGAGGCCGTCATACGCTCCCCCACGGAAGAACGCCGGGTCCTGGCGTTCCCCGTCGGTAATCTCGGCGACCTCGTGCAGGCCCAGCTCCTCGCCCTGGTACAGGTAGGTGCTGCCCGGGAGTCCGAGGATGAGGAGGGTGGCGGCCCTCGCACGGCGCGCTCCCTGGTCCAGGTCGACCCCGTCGGGAGGACCACCGGCAGCCACCCACTCCGTGCCTTGCTTCACCGGGCGCCCGGCCAGGGGCGGGAGCCCGTACCGCGTCGCGTGCCGGGTGACGTCGTGGTTCGAGAGCACCCACGTGGTGGATGATCCGGACGCCTGCGCCTGCGCGAGGTTGTCCGCGATGACGGTCCGGAACTCGGTCGCGTCGAAGTCGGCTTCGAGCAGGTCGAAGTTGAACGCCTGCCCGAGCCCAGCCGCCGACGCGTACTTCGCGCGCCGCTCGGGGGTGCTCACCCACGCCTCGGCGACGGCGGTGCGCGGCGGGTCGTACTCGTCGAACACCCGACGCCACTCGGCGTACACCTCGTGCACGTCGTCGCGGTCGAGCAACGGGTGGGCCCCGTCCTGCGGGATCAGCTCCAGTTCCGCGCGACTCGGCAACGGCTCGGAGAAGTCCTTGGTGAGCATGTGCGCGACGTCGATCCGGAAGCCGTCCACGCCCCGATCCGACCAGAACCGGAGGGTCTTCAGGAAGTCCTCTCGCACCTCCGGGTGATCCCAATCGAGATCCGGCTGCTCGGTCGCGAAGTGGTGGAAGTACCACTGGCCGTCCGCCACCCGCTCCCAGGAGGAACCGCCGAAGACGGACTCCCAGTCGGTGGGCGGCTCCTCACCCGACTCGCCGGTGCCCTCCCGGAAGAGGTACCGCGCTCGCGCGGCCGAACCGCGACCCGCGGCCAGCGCCTCCTGGAACCAGGCGTGCCGGTCGGAGGTGTGGTTCGGCACGATGTCGACGATGACGCGGATACCGCGCTCGTGCAGGGCGGCGATGAGCTCGTCGAAGTCCGCCAGAGTGCCGAGCCGCGGGTCGACGTCACGGTAGTCCGCGACGTCGTACCCGCCGTCCGCCAACGCCGAGGGGTAGAACGGGCTGAGCCAGATCGCATCGATGCCGAGCTCGGCGAGGTAGTCCACCCGCGACCGGATGCCCGGCAGGTCCCCGAGTCCGTCCCCGTCCGCGTCGGCGAAGCTCCGCGGATAGATCTGGTAAACGGCGGCCTGGCGCCACCAGGTGGCTGCGGCCGCCTGCTGGGCGTCGACGAGTGCGGTGTCGGTCATGACGTGCGGTCCTTCGGTCTCTCGGGTCGTGGTGGTGTTGCGGTGTCGGTTCAGCGTCGAGGCGTCGCCGTCATCCCTTGACCGCCCCCTGGGTCACGCCGGACATGACCCAGCGCTGCGCGAACAGGTAGGCGATGATCGCCGGCGCCATGGCCATGAGGTACGAGGCGAACGCGACGTTGTAGTTGCTGCTGAACTGCGTCTGGAAGAGGTTCTGCCGCACCGGGAGGGTCTGCAGGCTCGCATCCGAGATGATCAGCGACGGCATCATGAAGTCGTTCCAGGCGTACAGGAACGCGAAGATGCCGACCGTCGCACTCATCGGTGCCAGGAGCGGGAAGATGAGCCGCCAGAACGTCTGCCAGGTGCTCGCGCCGTCGATCCGGGCGCTCTCCTCGAGCTCGATCGGGATCGACCGGAGGAACGCCGTGAACAGCAGCACGCTGAAACTCAGCTGGAACATCGTCGCGAGGATGATCACCCCGAACGGGTTGTCGAGTCCGACGCGGCCGGTGAGCTGGATCTGCGGGAGCGCCACCACCGGGAACGGGATGAACATCGCCGCGAGCAGGTAGAAGAACGAGAAGCGGAACAGTCGGCGGTCCCAGTTGCGCACGATCGCGTACGCCGCGAAGGAGGCCAGGATGATCGTCGCCACCACGGTCCCCGCGGTCACGAGGAGCGACATCGCGAAGCCCACGGGGAACTTCGTGAGGGTCCACGCCTGGACGAACCCGTCGATGCTGAACGGCGCCGGCAGCGAGAAGGCGTTCCCGTCGACCGATTGGGTGTCGGTCTTGAACGCCATCGAGATGGTCACGTAGAGCGGCAGGAGCACCGTCACGGCGCAGAGCAGCAGGATGACCGTCGTCGACCAGCTGACGCGCTCCCCCTTCGTGCGTTGCTTCGTGCTGGCGTTCGCCGTCGTGATGGATCGGGTGCTGAGTGCGGTCGGGGTGGCCATCAGAGTGCGTTCCTTCCGCGCGTCGCCGACAGTTGCACGAGGGCGATGATGATCGTGATGATGAAGAAGAGGGTGGCCGTGGCCATCTGGTACGCGTAATCACCGGTCTGGAACCCGCGGATGATGGTCATCGAGATGCTCCGCGTGGAGGTACCCGGACCACCGTTCGTCAGGCCGACGATGATGTCGTAGGCGTTCAGGTAGTTCTTGAAGCCGAGGATCACGTTGATGACGACGTACCCCATCACGAGCGGCAGCGTGATCCGCAGCAGCTGCTGACGCTTGTTCGCGCCGTCCAGGGACGCCGCCTCGTATACGTCGCCGGGCACCGCGAGCAGGCCGGCGATGTAGATGAGCAGCGTGCCGGGGATCGACTGCCAGGCCGTGACGATGACGATGCCGAGCCAGGCGAGGTCCGGGTTCGAGAGGATGCTCGTCTCGAGGAAGGGGATCCCGAGGGCGGAACCGGCGGAGGGCACCGAGTTCATGAACAGGAACTGGAACACGTAGGCGATGATGATGCCCGAGATCACCATCGGGATGACGAACACCCCACGGAGCCCCATCTTGAACTTGATCTTCGAGGTCAGTCCGACGGCGAGCAGGAACGCGATGACGTTCACCACGATCACCGTCACGAGGGAGAACCCGAAGGTGAAGAGGAAGCTGGTGAGAATCGCCGGGTCACTGAACGCGGCGATGTAGTTCGTGAACCCGATGAACTCGTAGTCACCGATGCCGATGGAGTCGGTGAAGCTGAAGACGATCCCGACGACGCCGGGGACGGTGATCGCGAGCGTGAACAGGACGACGGCCGGGAAGAGGAAGAGGTAGTAGATCGGTTCGACGCGCTTGCGGCTGCGGCGGACCTTCGGGTCTCCTCCGGTCACGATGGCGGTGGTGGCGCTCATTCGGATCCCTCCTTGGTCGACACGGGCGGCTGTCTGAACGCGAGCCGGGCCCAGTCCGCGTCCATGGTGCGGAGCATCGACGCCGCGTTGGTCCCGAGGACCAGCGATTGCGCGTAGTTCTCGGTCGGGATGGCGCGCGGATTGAGCACGCCGGGGCCCTGGTAGAACGCTCCGGCGTCGTAGTACGGGATCATGCCGGCCACGCGGGGGTCGTCAGGAGCCGTGCCGTCGTCCGTCGGGACGAAGCCGAGCTGCGACTCGTTGTAGGCCTGGATGACCTCCGGCTGGTACAGGTACTCCAGGAAGTCGCGGGCACCCTCCGGGTTCTTCGCCTCCTCGGGGATGATCGTCACGAGGTCGAGGTTCACGCGGACCTTCAGGTCCTTCGGGTCCTCCGTCATCGGCAGGGGGAAGGTGCCGAGGTCCAGGTCGGGTGCGGTGAGTGCGATCTGGCTGAACGCCCACGGCCCCTGCAGGTACATGGTGCCCTGGCCTTCGGCGAACGCGACGTTGCCGGCGTCGTAGGTGCGACTCGGCGCATCCGCCTGCGTGTACTCCTTCGCCAGCAGCTGCATCTTCTCGATGGGCTCGAGGAAGTCCTTCTCGAAGGAGACCGGGGCGTCCGGTCCCACCTCGGTGCCCTCCTCCGCGAGCCGGTCGTAGAACTCGGGGATGTCGACGGCGCCGCCGACCGAATAGTCGAACCAGCCCTGGTTGGCGGTCCACGCATCGGCGAACGTCGCGTAGAACGGCGCCACACCGGCGGCCTTGAGGGTGTCGGAGACGGCGATGAGTTCGCTCCACGTCGTCGGCACCTCGAGGCCGTTCTCGGCGAAGATCGTCTTGTTGTAGATGACGGAGGCGGCCATCACCGAGTAGGGCAGCGCACTCGTGCGCCCCTCGCAGACGCCGTACTGGTCGAGCAACGGCTGGAGGTCGTCGCGGATGGACGCCGCCGCCGTCGTGTCGGAGAGGTCGGAGAGCGCACACCGCTCCACGAAGCGTGAGACCTCGTGGTTGTAGTTCGAGAGCATGAGGTCCGGCGGGTTGCCTCGGACGAAGCTGGCGGCGAGTGGATCGGGCCCCGAGGTGTCCATCACGACCTCGTACTGCTGCTGCGAGGCGTTGTAGTCCGCGACGGCCTGGTTCATGAAGGTGAACGCCTCGCGCTTGCTGAAGGTGAAGTGGACGGTCTCCCGGCCGTCGCTCGAGCAGGCGACGAGGGTGCTCGCGACCAGGAGTCCCGTCGCCACCCCCGCCGTGACGCGTAACGCGCGTTTCAGTTGGTTCGACATCATTGTCCTTCCACGCGGTCCGACCGGACCACTGACTAAATACAGAGAGCAAATCAACTCATGTCGGACACTCTGCCATCCGCGCGCGGCAGGGTCAAGCATCGGTTGGGTCACGCCGCGCCGAGCCGCGCGGGCGTGATCGTTCACGGTCGAGTGCGACGCGCGGACCCGCGCCGTCCGGCCGCGCCCCGGACCGATATCGTTGACGCTCATGGACGCGACGACGAGCCTCACCGGACCACCGGAGCCGCGGGCCACGAACCTCGCCGCCGTGCTGGCCCACGCCTGGGCCGAATCGGCGTTCACCGCGGCCGACGTCATGGCGGCGACCGGCCTGTCCCGATCGACGGCGATCGCCCTCTGCGACGACCTGATCGACCTCGGCTGGTTCACCGAACTCGACGACGCACGTCAGGCGGGTGTCGCGTATCGCAAGGGGCGCCCTGCGCGGCGCTACGAGCTGCACGATGCGGCCGGGGTCGTCGTGGGCGTCGACGCGGGAGCCCACTCCATCACGACGATCGCCGCGGACCTCCGTGGGCGAGAACTGGCGCGCTCGCACCGGGCGATCGACCCGGCCGCCGACGCGGAGGAACGCGTCTCCGTGGTCGACGCGGCGATCACCGAGGTCCTGCAGTCCGACGGCACGGGGAGGCCGCTCTGCATCACCCTCGGCGTACCGGCCCCGATCGACGCGCTCGGGCGCTCCCCCGAGGGCAACGTCTTCTGGGAGCGCATGAACCCGAGGCTCGGCGAACGCCTCCAAGACCACGGCTGCGTGGTGCTCACGGACAACGACGCCAACCTCGCCGCCGTGGCTGAGGGCGCGCGCGGTGCCGGTGCGGGCGTCGACTCCTACATCGCCGTGATGACGGGTGAACGGCTCGGCGCCGGCTACGTCCTCGACGGGCGTCTCGTGCGCGGCCGAGGACGGGCGGGCGAACTGCACCTCCTCGACCTCGTCGACGGTGTCGGTTCCGCGCGGGGCTTCGCCGCGGTGCTCCGCGACTGGGGTCGCGCCCATCGCGAGAGCGGCGGTCTGCCCGAGAGCAGCCCGCTCAGCCGGCTGCCCGTCGAGCGGGTCGACGCGTCGTCCGTCCTGGCGGCGGCCGACGATGGCGACGAGGCTGCGCTCGACCTGGTCCGGCGTCTGGCCGACCGCGTCGCACGGATGAGTGCCGTCCTCGGTGGGCTCCTGGACGTGGAGCGGATCGTGTTCGCCGGGGCGATCGCCCCATCGATGTCGTTGCTGCTCGAGATCGCCTCCGAGCGCCTCCCGGGGTACATGAGCGCCGAGCCGCCGCTGCTCGTGGCGTCGGCACTCGGTGCGGACATCGTGGCGCAGGGGGCTGTCGCCACCGCCGTCGACCACGTCCGGCGCAACGCGCTGCGCATCGACCTCGCCCGCTAGGTTCCGGGCTCAGTCGTCCGAATTCCCCCGGGTGAGCTCGGGGACGAGCTCACTCAAGCCGTCGATCACCGGGTGGCGTCCGTGGACGGGTGGGTCCTGGTGTCCGTTGCGGAAGCGGACGAAGCGGACCCCGAGAAGCTCGGCGATCTCCTCGTCGTGATTCGTGTCCCCCACCATGACCACGCGCGACGGGTGATGCCCCGAACCCGCCAGCCAGGAGCCGACGACCTGCTCTTTGGACGCATGGTAGACGTCGGTGATGCCGTGGACACCGGAGAAGTAATGCGTCAGGGCATGTGGTGCCAGTTGACGCTCGAGCACGGCCTCGGGGGTCGCCGAGATGAGGACCTGTTCGACGCCGAGCGCGTGCACCGCCTCGAGCGTCTGCAGGGCGTCCGGGTGGAGAGCCGCGGTCTCGACGTCGACGGCGAACCGGGCAAGATACTCGTCGGCCGCCGCCACGAAGTCGGCTCCACCGATGCCGACCCGCTCGTAGAAGTCGCGGATCGGGAACCCGAACACCCGCCGGTACGCCGCCTCGTCGACGAACCCTCGCAGGCCCCGACCGGCGAGGAGCAGATCCATCGCGGCGCGTGCGACCCCGACGTCGTCGAGCAGGGTGCCGTTCCAATCCCAGCACAAGGCGTCGGTCGAGGAGGCGGGGAGGTCCGTCATGATCCACGATTGTCGCAGCACCGACTGACCGTCCGACCCGTGGGCGGTGGAACGCCTGGGTCGGACGGTCATCCGGTGCCGCGATCAGCTCGCCTGGGTCGCCCGGCGGCGACGGACGACGAGCCAGGCGCCGGCCGCGAAGAGGAGGCCCGCCAGGCTCAGGAACCCGACGACCGAGACACCGGTGGTCGAGAGCGAGCCCGGCCCGCCGCTTCCCGCGCCCGGTGACCCGGCGGACGGCGCACTTCCGTCGGCGGCGAGGACGGTCAGCGCCGCCTCCGCCGTGATCCCGGAGTCAGCACCCAGGGCCCGCAGCGTGTGGGCACCGGGGTCCACCGACGCGGGAACCCGCACCGTGGTCGTGAACGCGCCCGAAGCGTCCGCGACGACCATCCCGAGCTCCGTCGGGGTGGAGAAGAGGGTTAGCTGCACCTGCTCCCCCGCGGTGAAGCCGGACCCGGACACCGAGAACGACTCCCCGACCCGCACCGACGCCGCATCGATCGTCAGCGTGCCCTCGGCACCGGGCACCGCGATCCGCTGCGGACCCACGCTCTCGAGGGTCGGGACGACCGGGTTCATCAGACCCGTCTCCGGATCGAAGGTCACGCGGTCGATCGTCGTCTCGCGGTGCTGACCGTCGCCGCCAGGGATGGCGAACCGGTGGTAGACGATGTACCAGTCGTCGGTGCCCGGCACGTTCAGGATCGAGCTGTGACCGGTGGCGAGGATGCCGAGTTCCGGTCGCTTCTGCAGGATCACGCCGTGGGCGGTCCACGGCCCGTCGACGCTCGTCGCCGTCGCGTAGCCGACCCGGTAGTTCTCCGAACCGGTGTCGTCGATCGAGTAGGTCAGGTGGTACAGGCCGTCCCGGTAGTTGACGAAGGCCCCCTCGCGGAAGTCGGTCAAGCCGTCGATGCGCTTGAGCGTGTCCGCCTTGATCGAGAGCATGTCGTCCGACAGTTCCGCGTACACCGGCGAACCGTTGCCCCAGAACAGGTAGCTCTTCCCCGTCACCGGGTCGGTGAAGGTGGCCGGGTCGATCGCCTGTCCCGAGGTCACCGCCTCGTCGTTCAGGATCATCGCGTCCGGCTGTGCCGTGAACGGGCCGGTGGGGCTGTCCGCGACGGCGACACCGATGGTCTTCCGATCGACGGTGGGGTTGTGGCCGCTGAAGTAGAAGAAGAACTTGCCGTTCTTCTCGCCGATCGTCGGCGCCCAGGCGTTGCCCGTGGCCCACGGCACGTTCCCGTTCGCGCCGTCGAGGGTCAGGATCGGCTCCGCCGAACGTTCCCAGTCGACGAGGTCCTTGGACGACCAGACGAAGAACTCCTTGCCACCCCAGCCGGCGAAACCGTCCGAGGTCGCGTAGAGGTAGTACGTGTCGCCCCAGGCGAAGATGTTCGGATCGGCGTACAGCCCCGGGATGACCGGACTCTTCATCTCGACCGCCCGCATCGTCCAGGTGACCGGTTCACCGGAGGTCGGTGTGAGCGTCACGGTGGCTGGGCTGCTGAGGTCGACGGCGGTCCCCGAGGCGGGGCTCGCCGTGACACCGGCCACGGTCGTGAAGGTCGGGCTGAGCGCCGTGCGGTCGGTTCCAGGCCGCACCGGGAAGACGACCTCGTGGCGGTCGTTGTCGACGATCGGGGCGGTCTTCAGTACGTCCTCCTCGAGACCGATGTCGGTGAGTGCGGCGCTGTTCCCTGAGCCGGCGAGCACCTCGTCCGCCGAGAGCGCCCGGTTGTAGATCGCGAACTCTCGGAACGCGCCCTTCAGCCGGTTGTCGCCGTCGTAGTTGGAGCGACCGAGGTAGTTGGCGCTCGTCCATCCGGCACCGATGTCACCAGGATCTGACGTCACGGTCCCGGTCCCGACGGCGATCCCGTCGAGGTAGATCGTCGCCGTCGTGCCCTGCAGCGTGTAGGTCAGCGTGGCCCAGCGTCCGCGCGTGAGGTCCTTGCCCTGCGACACGGTCTGCTCGGTGCTCCAGTTGCCGGTCGCGAGACTCGTCCGGTACGCGTTCCCGGTGCTGAACAGGTAGCCGTTCCCGGAGCCGTCGGTGGTGTTCCCGAGCCCGTAGATGAAGTACGGGTTGGCCTGCGACGGGTCGATCCAGACCTGGGCCTCCACCGTGACGTCGGTCACGCCGGCGAGCAGGTCGTCGGGCAGTTTGACGTAGTCGTCGCCGCCGTCGAGCTGCAGTGCGCCGTCGGCGAAGGAGGCGCCACCCTCGACCGTGGCGTCGAGGCCGTTGCCGGACACGTCGTTCAGGGTCGATCCTGCGGATCCTGCGAAGTCGTAGCGGACGATCTCGCCGTCTTCGTTCGCTGGCACCGGTTCGGCCACGCCGCCGAGGCTGTCCTGGAGCTGCTGCAGTTCGGCCGCAGTCACGGGGAGCACCGTGCCGTGCCGCGGGCTCGCGGGGAGGTCGTAGTCCTTCGCGACCTGCCAGTCCGGGTTCGCGATGTCCTCGGTCTCGAGCGGGATGTAGCCGCGTCCGCCGTACTCGTCGACGAAGAGGTAGAACTTGTCGCCGTTGACGTCGCCGGGGTTGGCGGCGAACGCCGTCGGCCCCTCGACCGCGCTCGTGCCGGCGTCGCGACCGATGCAGCTGTCGAGCACCGTCCAGGACTCGAGCGTGGCCCGCAGGTCCGTCGAGGACTCCTGGATGATGTCGGCGCACCCGGTGCCACCGGCACCCTCGTCCTTGGTGAAGCGGTAGTAGGTGTCGCTCGACCTGATGACCGTGGAGTCGATCCGCGAAACACCCTGGTCCTGCCAGACCTGCGGGTCGCTGAAGGTCGTGAAGTCGCGGGTGGTCGCGTACATCATGCGGTGGTAGCTGTTCCCCGTGTGGTCCGGGTCGTCGGCTCCGTAGAGCGACGACGCCCAGAACACGACGTAGGCACCGATGGTGTCGTCGTAGTAGGCCTCGGGCGCCCAGGTGTTGCCGGCGTTCTCGGGGGCGACCTCGATGTGCCGCTGGTCGGACCAGGTCACGAGGTCGTGGGACTCCCACACCTCGAGGTAGTGGCTGCCCTGGCGGACCGAGTCACCCCAGGACGTGCCGCTGCCGATCGACAGGTCGGTGGCGATGAGGTAGAAGGTGTCGCCCTCGGGAGAGCGGATGAGGAACGGGTCGCGCAGTCCCTTCGTCCCCTCATCGGAGGTGAGGACCGGGCGTCCGGCGTTGAGCTCGTTCCAGTCGAGCGCGTTGTTGCCCTCGCTCGCGGCGAAGTAGATGTTCTCGCCGGCGAGGGAGTTGCCGGTGAAGTAGGCGAAGGCGTAGCCCTCGTAGTCAGGCGTCGCGATGGCGGCGCGGACGGTCGCGGTGAACTCGCGCGTCGCGGTCGCCTCGCCCTGCCGCAGCGTCGCGGTCAGGGTGACGGTGCTGTCGGCGGCGGGCCGCGAGACGACCCCGTCCGTG is part of the Plantibacter sp. Leaf314 genome and encodes:
- a CDS encoding glycoside hydrolase family 13 protein, which produces MTDTALVDAQQAAAATWWRQAAVYQIYPRSFADADGDGLGDLPGIRSRVDYLAELGIDAIWLSPFYPSALADGGYDVADYRDVDPRLGTLADFDELIAALHERGIRVIVDIVPNHTSDRHAWFQEALAAGRGSAARARYLFREGTGESGEEPPTDWESVFGGSSWERVADGQWYFHHFATEQPDLDWDHPEVREDFLKTLRFWSDRGVDGFRIDVAHMLTKDFSEPLPSRAELELIPQDGAHPLLDRDDVHEVYAEWRRVFDEYDPPRTAVAEAWVSTPERRAKYASAAGLGQAFNFDLLEADFDATEFRTVIADNLAQAQASGSSTTWVLSNHDVTRHATRYGLPPLAGRPVKQGTEWVAAGGPPDGVDLDQGARRARAATLLILGLPGSTYLYQGEELGLHEVAEITDGERQDPAFFRGGAYDGLGRDGCRVPLPWTADGASFGFGDAVAHLPQPRWFAQHAVEVEAQDPTSTLSLYREALRLRRLLQTGEQLDWIETGREDVLRFTRPNGWQVVANFGTEPYPLGAPSDAVVLGALLDDAVPGESTVWIAPAQLLG
- a CDS encoding carbohydrate ABC transporter permease, whose amino-acid sequence is MATPTALSTRSITTANASTKQRTKGERVSWSTTVILLLCAVTVLLPLYVTISMAFKTDTQSVDGNAFSLPAPFSIDGFVQAWTLTKFPVGFAMSLLVTAGTVVATIILASFAAYAIVRNWDRRLFRFSFFYLLAAMFIPFPVVALPQIQLTGRVGLDNPFGVIILATMFQLSFSVLLFTAFLRSIPIELEESARIDGASTWQTFWRLIFPLLAPMSATVGIFAFLYAWNDFMMPSLIISDASLQTLPVRQNLFQTQFSSNYNVAFASYLMAMAPAIIAYLFAQRWVMSGVTQGAVKG
- a CDS encoding carbohydrate ABC transporter permease, which codes for MSATTAIVTGGDPKVRRSRKRVEPIYYLFLFPAVVLFTLAITVPGVVGIVFSFTDSIGIGDYEFIGFTNYIAAFSDPAILTSFLFTFGFSLVTVIVVNVIAFLLAVGLTSKIKFKMGLRGVFVIPMVISGIIIAYVFQFLFMNSVPSAGSALGIPFLETSILSNPDLAWLGIVIVTAWQSIPGTLLIYIAGLLAVPGDVYEAASLDGANKRQQLLRITLPLVMGYVVINVILGFKNYLNAYDIIVGLTNGGPGTSTRSISMTIIRGFQTGDYAYQMATATLFFIITIIIALVQLSATRGRNAL
- a CDS encoding ABC transporter substrate-binding protein, which produces MSNQLKRALRVTAGVATGLLVASTLVACSSDGRETVHFTFSKREAFTFMNQAVADYNASQQQYEVVMDTSGPDPLAASFVRGNPPDLMLSNYNHEVSRFVERCALSDLSDTTAAASIRDDLQPLLDQYGVCEGRTSALPYSVMAASVIYNKTIFAENGLEVPTTWSELIAVSDTLKAAGVAPFYATFADAWTANQGWFDYSVGGAVDIPEFYDRLAEEGTEVGPDAPVSFEKDFLEPIEKMQLLAKEYTQADAPSRTYDAGNVAFAEGQGTMYLQGPWAFSQIALTAPDLDLGTFPLPMTEDPKDLKVRVNLDLVTIIPEEAKNPEGARDFLEYLYQPEVIQAYNESQLGFVPTDDGTAPDDPRVAGMIPYYDAGAFYQGPGVLNPRAIPTENYAQSLVLGTNAASMLRTMDADWARLAFRQPPVSTKEGSE
- a CDS encoding ROK family protein encodes the protein MDATTSLTGPPEPRATNLAAVLAHAWAESAFTAADVMAATGLSRSTAIALCDDLIDLGWFTELDDARQAGVAYRKGRPARRYELHDAAGVVVGVDAGAHSITTIAADLRGRELARSHRAIDPAADAEERVSVVDAAITEVLQSDGTGRPLCITLGVPAPIDALGRSPEGNVFWERMNPRLGERLQDHGCVVLTDNDANLAAVAEGARGAGAGVDSYIAVMTGERLGAGYVLDGRLVRGRGRAGELHLLDLVDGVGSARGFAAVLRDWGRAHRESGGLPESSPLSRLPVERVDASSVLAAADDGDEAALDLVRRLADRVARMSAVLGGLLDVERIVFAGAIAPSMSLLLEIASERLPGYMSAEPPLLVASALGADIVAQGAVATAVDHVRRNALRIDLAR
- a CDS encoding HAD family hydrolase; translation: MTDLPASSTDALCWDWNGTLLDDVGVARAAMDLLLAGRGLRGFVDEAAYRRVFGFPIRDFYERVGIGGADFVAAADEYLARFAVDVETAALHPDALQTLEAVHALGVEQVLISATPEAVLERQLAPHALTHYFSGVHGITDVYHASKEQVVGSWLAGSGHHPSRVVMVGDTNHDEEIAELLGVRFVRFRNGHQDPPVHGRHPVIDGLSELVPELTRGNSDD
- a CDS encoding family 43 glycosylhydrolase, with amino-acid sequence MPRLRLKTVVATCVATLILPLVGVSGGAVAAPGTAQTPTSQTGLRAAPTAQEVLDAAAASLSIANVDDVRGNLTLPGALEGIAIEWMSSDPAVIATDGVVSRPAADSTVTLTATLRQGEATATREFTATVRAAIATPDYEGYAFAYFTGNSLAGENIYFAASEGNNALDWNELNAGRPVLTSDEGTKGLRDPFLIRSPEGDTFYLIATDLSIGSGTSWGDSVRQGSHYLEVWESHDLVTWSDQRHIEVAPENAGNTWAPEAYYDDTIGAYVVFWASSLYGADDPDHTGNSYHRMMYATTRDFTTFSDPQVWQDQGVSRIDSTVIRSSDTYYRFTKDEGAGGTGCADIIQESSTDLRATLESWTVLDSCIGRDAGTSAVEGPTAFAANPGDVNGDKFYLFVDEYGGRGYIPLETEDIANPDWQVAKDYDLPASPRHGTVLPVTAAELQQLQDSLGGVAEPVPANEDGEIVRYDFAGSAGSTLNDVSGNGLDATVEGGASFADGALQLDGGDDYVKLPDDLLAGVTDVTVEAQVWIDPSQANPYFIYGLGNTTDGSGNGYLFSTGNAYRTSLATGNWSTEQTVSQGKDLTRGRWATLTYTLQGTTATIYLDGIAVGTGTVTSDPGDIGAGWTSANYLGRSNYDGDNRLKGAFREFAIYNRALSADEVLAGSGNSAALTDIGLEEDVLKTAPIVDNDRHEVVFPVRPGTDRTALSPTFTTVAGVTASPASGTAVDLSSPATVTLTPTSGEPVTWTMRAVEMKSPVIPGLYADPNIFAWGDTYYLYATSDGFAGWGGKEFFVWSSKDLVDWERSAEPILTLDGANGNVPWATGNAWAPTIGEKNGKFFFYFSGHNPTVDRKTIGVAVADSPTGPFTAQPDAMILNDEAVTSGQAIDPATFTDPVTGKSYLFWGNGSPVYAELSDDMLSIKADTLKRIDGLTDFREGAFVNYRDGLYHLTYSIDDTGSENYRVGYATATSVDGPWTAHGVILQKRPELGILATGHSSILNVPGTDDWYIVYHRFAIPGGDGQHRETTIDRVTFDPETGLMNPVVPTLESVGPQRIAVPGAEGTLTIDAASVRVGESFSVSGSGFTAGEQVQLTLFSTPTELGMVVADASGAFTTTVRVPASVDPGAHTLRALGADSGITAEAALTVLAADGSAPSAGSPGAGSGGPGSLSTTGVSVVGFLSLAGLLFAAGAWLVVRRRRATQAS